One Primulina eburnea isolate SZY01 chromosome 4, ASM2296580v1, whole genome shotgun sequence genomic window, GTATATGTTGAGAATTTTTACAGTGTACGTAGATATCAAATGTATGATCGCACTTAGACTTGCTCTTATTCTAGTTAATTTCTTCCCGTAGGATGTGAATTCTCTTCCAAATCTTCAATTTGTTATATGTATGGTCTCCAATAATGATATAGACGCCagatacaagaatatgaccgtttggaaatATTATGTATGAATTCTGATATTGCAACAGTCAAATTCGTATTTCTTGTCATTTTCTGAAGCTGATCTGACCTGATATGAAATGAGTTGAGCTGTCTGATTGAGCTACTTTGATCAACATGAGATGTTGATTTGATATGAGTCGTTCCAAGTGAGTTGTTCTCTTCTTTTGATTATAacttttgatttgattttggaCAAAATGATGAACATGAAAGTTGCAGCCCTTTCTCTTAGTTTTCAGTGGAATCAAGAATTACTAAATTCTAATTTTTTATGAGAGCGATATGTTTGACACATAAAATTGTCTGCAATATGGAATTTGTTCTTCATTAAGTGCAAAACGAGCAATTTCATCTTGGTTTAGTAGTTTCTTTTTATCTGATTCTAAATTTGACTTATAAAAATGATTTGTATAACTTCGACTTATAAAATTGATCTGCAGATCATTCTGGTAGCTTCATTCCATTTAGATAAATGAGCTGAGaaatatgattaaaatacaaaaaCCTGGTTAAACTGAGGTGATTGATGTTCCGTTTTTATCATCTTGATTTTTCGACTAATATTTCGTGTAGATAACATTCGAATCAACTGAACTGTTGTGAAATATGACTTGTGACAAATTAAGTTTTGTAATCAATAGTTTTGGCGACTGGTAATTTGCATCACTAAGTTATgagatataataaaaaatacttCTGATCGTCAGAAACTAATTAGTGTTGTAATTATATTTCAACAACCTTTCACTTCTAATTTGACATCTATCAATTATACACTTAATAATTTATGTTAGCAACACAAACaaattttgttatcatcaaatcaAGATCGTTAGTAATCCGTATTCCAACAAAGATAATGCTacaaatgaaaaattatatacAATAAACGAGACTATTGAAGGATTCCCTTATATTTGTTACCTTGTCATCCTGCAAATTTAGGGGAAATCGGAGACAGCATTAGAAAATTCAACAATTTTTTATAAGTTGATTAATTTCAAGTCACAAATATGATTGATAATCAATGTTTGTTTCTTTGTTCTATTTAACTAAAAGATAGAAGTTTTGACCATCGAAAAACTAAaccttaattatttttttattgtgacaCCCCGAGGCCGAAAAAAACGATGAGTGATCACCTGTGCTAAGAAGTTGCACAAACAAAAAGCGATTCCTGATAGAATTTAGGCGAAAAAAACATAaatgaaccgatcttacactGAAATGAGAGAGATTCCAAAGATGTGCATGTATGAAACTATATGGTTGAGAAAAATATAAAAGATTTAATAAGTATTACTCATACTAACAAGATGCATTCTCTTTTCAGAAGTTCGTCActtaaaaactttaaatttaAACATGACTGACTTAAGAAAATTCTGAGATAAGTGACCCCTTGAAAATTTTCTGAAGTAGTATATGAATGCGGGCATAATCACGCTGAAAAGACTTGTTTCGGTACAACGGGGACAAATATGAGGCATTGTAGAATGGTATGAGAGACGATATCTCATACTACAATTTGGTTTGGGGAAGAATCAAGCGGAAACTAACGGGCACGTGATGCTCGAGGTCGAAGAAGGATGGGAGTGATCCCCATGGCCTAGAGGTTGCACGAACAAAGAGTGACTCCTTACATGGTTCTAGGTGAAAGAGAATATGAATAAACTAATCTCACACCACAACTTGAAAATTAAATAGTTGAGCATGCTTGAATTATGACAATTATAAGATGGGTGACCTAAGTCATCGAATATAGGACAATACACTTAtactttgatttaaatataaataaaattatatttattttattatacttTATTAGTgtgttaaaatatattttagttttgtatataatttatttattgagatgtaattttattaaaatatatcataatcttGTAAACAAAAATATGTACCTAAACAAATTGATGGTTACAAGATCAAACTGATTGTACGAAAATAACAATTAGTTGAGTATGGGCAATTGTGGTATTTTGATCAGCCTGATCAGCTCGGCGATCCAAATAAAATGATTCAGCATGCGTTACAAAGCTAAGAAGATGATATACAAATCATATTCACAAGTCAAATCTGAATTGGAGTGCAAGATGCTGATACCACACATAATGAAATGAGaaaggttgatttcagcatacaTCATCAGTTCGGTTTAGTTGAGTAAAACTGAATGACCAGTTAAGCATGCTCGGTTGAAGACTAAATACAATATTTTGAAGAGAATTCAAAGCATGAGCAACCTAAATGAAGAAATGAGCTAGAATGAGAGAAACTCAAGTGTGAGGTTACATTTGAGCGATACACACTGTGTAATAGGTTAAATCCTCACACATAatctgttgggtgcaataattatccTTGCTTaatagagcgatcgaaccgtaaTGCTTGAGTTGGTgtgcgatttaaaatatttgagttgcactattaccaccagctataatttttggtaaagcggGAAGCGCTtgatcctacaattggtattagAGCCAAGgccacgggttcgattcccatttattgcaaggagtgcaattattgggagtgagattgttgggtggaaaaaagaaaaatatcaaAGAGATTAATCAACTTCAAATCTGATATGAAAAAGAAATATGAAAGTCAGATATGATGACAAGATTGCTGATTTTAATCGAAGAAAGAAGTatgaaaaaagtaaaaataaaataaaagatgaaaaaatattgaatGATTCAAAAATCAATTAACGACATATGGAAATGTGGAATGTTTTCCAACATATCAAATTCAAGTATAAAAAAACGACTCAATGTTTATTATTTGGAAAATATTCTTTATGTAATTGAAATTGTTAAAAAgatacatatatttatatttatataatataatataacacACATGTGGAATGTTTTTAAACATTGCTTCTATCTAATCTTACTATAATAATAGCCAAATAATAAATATAGATAGATAGATTATTGCTCAACACATTTTCTTGATTtgcaaaaataattaattgctaagtaaaaaaaataagcaaataatttgaaatttaacGCCTCTCTCCCCCATCATTCCGATCTCTGGCTTTTTGTCTCACACACACAGTGTAAGAGAGTTGAAGGGAGAGGGAGAAAGAGGGAGCTGTGTCATCATTTGCCTCACAACAACGAATTAGCTATCATTCTCCGCACCCCAACTATATAGATCATTTGATGAAAAacagagaaaagaaaaaagtttgattgttttttttttgatttcTTGAAAATCGCTCCTCATTAATTTCACTTCTTTCACACCCGTGAAATTCACCGTTATCTACTTAGATTTATCAGTTCATTTATCCGTTTTTCATAGGAATCCCACCTGCTCAATCTTGTCGCGAAATTCTCCGCGTATTTCTATGCTATAAATTttcgttttaaaaataaaaatatctttTTTCTCCAATTTTCTTGTGCAATTGGATTTTGTTCGAAACTCGCTGATGTGATGTGCCAAAAAGTTTGAATCTTTGGCCAGCCCACATTTCAAATTTCACAAGACAGGGAGGTACACATGTTCTTGTGGTTACAGACCACTGTTTGTGAAAAGAATGTGTTATACTAGTGACTTGAATCCGTGATGAATTTTTGGCGTCGGAAATGAGGTTAAATGGAGGGGGTTAGATCTGAGAGATTTGTTGAAAAATTGCCGCCGCTACAGGGGCATGTTACGCCGAGGACGAGATTGCAAGTTTGGTTTATTAGGGTGTGTTCTAGCATTTTGATATGGACGTGTTTGGTTCAACTTGTTACGGTTGGGGAGCTGTGGCACCCCCATTTGTTGGGCGGAATTCCGGGTTTCACGAAAATGTTGATTCGCGTTGAGGGATCATTACCTTCTTCCCCTCCGCCTCTCGTTCCTGCCAGTGAGTATTCTCTTTTAGGTCTAATCGGGTGGATCGCGGTTTCTGAGTTGGTGCATTGTTTGCTTGGTACTTGATTCTTTGTAATGAATCTGATTTGTGGTTGCTTTGCTATGTATGCAAGAACTGCAATGTAGAATTGCGTTGAGAGATTATTGCATGTAGAAGAAAAGGAACTTTATTGTTGGTGGCCTGTTTTTGTAGCATCTGAATTCTTCATCTGTCTATTTTCGCTTTCACGCTATCTAATGATTTTAGTTGTTTAGTCTTTATTAGAATTGTGAAGAGACTAGAGAGATTGTTTAGTGTTTTAATTGATATGGACGCCATACTTCTATGCTAATTGTTAGATATTTAGAATGTAGTAAAAATGTTGCCTTCTCTTCATTACGATCCTACCGCGAACCAGGAATTGTTTTAGTTTGGTATTTGTAGAAAATTAGGAACTGATGGACTATCACCAAATTAATAGTTTCTCTAGTTTTTTTTGGATCTTGGGTTTTACCTCGGACGGGGACTAgtgaaacaaaataaaaaaaattaatgtccTCTTATGAACTTTTTCTCCTATACCAAAAAAGTCTCAACTTCGCCATAATTTCACAGCAAAAAGTGGGTGTATTCATTTTTCTCTGATGAAGTTTATTTGTATACTGTTTTCATGTTTTCAAGTAGCCGTATGACTTCATATGTTGAAAACCACTTCACATATTCTTGTTTCACGTCTCCCTATCAGCATTTagaaggatttaaaattttaaatatggtTTGAACTTCTATGTGGCATAGTAACATGTCATCAAGATAAATTTGGTTAGATGCAAGCTGTTTAACTTAATATAATTTCTTGAAGGAAACTACAAAAGCAATGGTTTTTTAAAAGTCTCTTGCAATGGTGGCTTGAATCAAATGCGATCCGCAGTGAGTTTTATGCTTGTCTTTCTCCATATTTAACTTATTATGTTTCCTTTAGCTAATTAGCTGCCTGAATTATCAGATTTGTGATATGGTAATTGTCGCCCGGCTTTTAAATCTTACATTGGTTGTTCCTGAGCTTGATAAGACATCATTCTGGGCTGATCCCAGGTAGATATCATGAAATGGAGTATTTGTTTTCATATCTATTTCATTCACACATTTAGAAACTAAGTGGTTTATTGTGCAGCAATTTTGAGGATATTTTTGATGTGAGACATTTTATTGATTCATTAAGAGATGAAGTTCGAATTATCAAGAGGTTACCAAAGAGATTTGGCCTGAGATATGGATATCAACCACTTGTGATGCCTCCAGTTAGCTGGTCAAGTGAGCAATACTACCTGCAACAGGTCAATAtaacttgtattatcacaaaatgtTTTTAGTTTCAGTCCGATCTTTTAATAAACCATGCGAAACTGGAATGTATTTGTTGTTTTCATTGTTAGGTATAAAATATCAGAGAGCTATGTTATAAATATGTCTTTTGACATCTCTGCAATGGTTATTTTGACATTAATTTTGGTTTTTTTCTCATCTATGCGTGCTATAGCAAAGGGAAACAAAGTGATTTTCTTTTTTGGAGATGTTCTTGTTAAATAGAATCAGTTGCAAGCAAATGCAATTCTGAAGCAAGTGATCAGCTGAAAATTATTTTGATGAATATTCAAAAGTTGAAAATAGGAACACTGATTTCACTTTTCAGTTTGTTTATCATAAACTTCAATATGGAAGCTCTTTATGAGATCAACTAATGACCCATGAGCTTCTTTAACAGCATATCAACTTTATTTCCAATctcaaaatttttgtttatgCAACCATAGAAAGTGTTTTTTGGATTTAGTTCAATTTCAGTGTTCGATTTTCCTTAAATCTGATGTGATTGTGCCATGTACCAGAAATTAAGCATATGTGAAGGTAAGAGAGAAGGGCTGCATTTGGTTGTTAAATATCACATATTAGCAGAGAGAAGAAATGTCGAGTTAGGaacaacaaacaaaaaattGAAAGGAAAAGCAAATAAATGATTACACACTGAAAATGAAATGAAAAGAGGAAAAACACTGCTGGCAGGAAAATTCCTTTTACTTATGAAGGCCCTAATACGATTGCGAAGCGTGAACACAACACACATGTATATAGCGTCTTAGAGCTATGTGAATTACAACTGAATTCCCCAAATACCTTTATTATAATTTCTCTGTGGTTGTCGCCTGCCGTACAGTTCATATTCCATTTGTTTGTCTTTACAAACTCAATCACATGTTCCTTCTAAGGCTTACGAAATGGGGCACATGACTGATTAGAAAATTTAAGCTCTGTTTAAAACTTGACCATCACATCTTATATCAATGTTACTTGAAGAGATGTAATTTCTGTCTCGTCATGTGTTTATTAGTAATCTTTTCACAAATCAGTAATTTGTTGGAATTATTCATTTTTATATACACCATACAGCTTCTGCCTCTCTTTGAAAAGCACAAGGTGATTCAATTCAACCGAACAGACTCACGGTTGGCAAACAATGGGATCCCTCTGGAGCTCCAGAGACTTCGATGTCGTGTCAATTTTCATGCATTAAAGTTTACGCCTGAGATTGAGTCCCTGGGAAACAAGTTGATCCGTATTATTCAACAGAAGGGACCTTATTtagcattgcatttgagatatgAAATGGACATGCTGGCTTTCTCCGGTTGCACTCATGGCTGCACCAATGAAGAAGCAGAGAATCTCAAACGACTGAGGTAACTGCTTCTATGAATTTAACCATTATCCAGTAATTATTCATGAATATGCTTATGAGAACAAAAGATTTGTTTCTATAACATCTGTTTCATGGTGATAGAAAAATTCACTTTTTAGAACACATTAATGTACCTGAGTTTCTTGTTTTGATAAAGAAACTAATACATATATCTATCGGAAATTTCTCTAAAAGTCGAATATAATACTATCCTGATAATGGTCACAATACTTGGAATTGATCTTTCTCCACTTGTGCAATATTGCCATTATACTGTCTTATGTAGCTAATGCATTTTTGAATACGTGTTTTCCTATTTGAACTTAAATCCCATGAGGCCCCTGTAATCAAGGCCTCATGTAGACGAGCTTTATAATACCCCAAACCATAATATATTGCAGAACTGTTTATGGGCCTGGCTTGACTTTTTTCACGAACTGAGTTTTGATGGAGTTTTTTTTCTACTACCTGATAGAGAAAGATTAACAAATGGGTAAGTTTGGCAGAATTTTGAAAAGAGAAAAAGTCACGCGAGCTTATGATTTACAGTCTTGGACTTTGTTAATACCATCAAAATACAGGGTACTCCATACTTTAATACTTCAAGATTGCTATTTTTTCATCCAACAGTGAGCtttctaatattttttacaTGTTGTCGATTATGAAATGTATAAATTCATTCATCTGCTTTTGTTTCCAGACCACCCTGCTTAAAGTTCTCCAGAAATAAGTATAGCATTGATTTCCATCATCTTGTCAATTTAATCACTTTCATGGTCGGTAGATGGGTGATTTTACCATCCTAGGAAATTAAACAACCCCCTTAGGATTCGGTACCGTTGGAGTGGTTATTTATGGTTATGAATAAGTTTAATTTAGTCCAAGATCAACCATATCTAGTTGTGGCAGCTGCAATTTTGATCTCCTTTCCTCTCTCTTTCccaatgttttttttattttacttggATTGGTTTTTGGCTTTATCTAGTTGTTTTTGCTTCAGAGGTCAGGCCCGACTCTCTCTCGATACCTAGTTCTATTATTTATACAAGTCTGGACTGCCTCAACTCCAGTCTTAAGGTTTTAAGTTTAAAGAGAACATAAAAATTTGCTTTTTTTAGTGTTCAATTTAGGCCACTCACGTGGGAGCAAAGAATGTAGATATATATGATGCTCGTTTTGGTATGCTGATGACCATGATACAAATCTTGATGCATAAACTATGATAATGGAATTTCTTAGCGTACTTCTCTTATTTTTAGGGCTTTTAGCAATGTAATTTTTTAACTTGTCCCATACCTTTGTCTCCTGCTAAAATTTGGCAATTTGGGTTCTCCAAACCTCCCTTCCTCTCATTTGTTTTAGCCGCCTCCTTTGATTTCTTCACATCATTCTTGATTCAGGTACGCCTTTCCTTGGTGGAGGGAGAAAGAAATAGTATCAGAAGAGAAAAGATCTCATGGCTTATGTCCTCTCACCCCTGAAGAGACAGCTTTGGTTTTGCAAGCATTGGATTTCGATAAAAAGATTCAGATCTATATTGCATCTGGTGAAATCTACGGTAGTGAAAGGAGACTTGCAACACTAAGAGCTGCCTTTCCGAGGATTGTGAGTCACGTCATTTTCCACATCTTTTTTCTCCATGTGCCTATCGAAATTAGTGCTCACATGAGATAGTTAGGGGGAGTCATTTAGGTTGCACTTGATTTAAAGCGACAGATTTGATTTCGAGAAGGATTTCAAATACATCAAATCCACCACAATTACTATTGAATTTGCACAAGTGCACAACTTAATATGAAGTGGATTTAAATTCCAATTGAATTTTGTCCATTAAAGCAAGACAACTAATATGAAATACTTCTTAAATCCAAGCACAACCTTAACGAAAAGTAGAACATGGTTTGCCGTTTGTGCTCTTTATCTGTCGTTAAGTTCTTTCTTTGACGAAATTTTACCATCTCTATATTACAGTTGAAAAAGGAAATGTTGCTTGATCCTGAAGATTTGCGCCAATTCCAGAATCATTCGTCTCAAATGGCTGCTCTTGACTTCATGGTTTCTGTTGCCAGTGATATTTTTGTTCCCACTTATGATGGAAACATGGCAAGAATCGTGGAAGGTCATCGTAGGTAACCAGTTTGAACTTTGAGATAATGGATATAATACTCTCAATGAGATTAATCTTTTAAACCATCTCCAAAGATATTTCTCA contains:
- the LOC140830602 gene encoding rhamnogalacturonan I rhamnosyltransferase 1-like, which translates into the protein MEGVRSERFVEKLPPLQGHVTPRTRLQVWFIRVCSSILIWTCLVQLVTVGELWHPHLLGGIPGFTKMLIRVEGSLPSSPPPLVPARNYKSNGFLKVSCNGGLNQMRSAICDMVIVARLLNLTLVVPELDKTSFWADPSNFEDIFDVRHFIDSLRDEVRIIKRLPKRFGLRYGYQPLVMPPVSWSSEQYYLQQLLPLFEKHKVIQFNRTDSRLANNGIPLELQRLRCRVNFHALKFTPEIESLGNKLIRIIQQKGPYLALHLRYEMDMLAFSGCTHGCTNEEAENLKRLRYAFPWWREKEIVSEEKRSHGLCPLTPEETALVLQALDFDKKIQIYIASGEIYGSERRLATLRAAFPRILKKEMLLDPEDLRQFQNHSSQMAALDFMVSVASDIFVPTYDGNMARIVEGHRRYHGFKKTFQLNRAKLVELLDLRQNGTLSWDEFSFAVRQAHENRTGQPIRRRVISDKAKEEDYFYANPQECLCEGMNCGYSSSPGNTTTV